One region of Rhizoctonia solani chromosome 9, complete sequence genomic DNA includes:
- a CDS encoding polygalacturonase, with protein sequence MRFSLALATLPVALVAAVPTGKRCTGTISSLNDVAAAQKCTTININAFTVPAGKTFAISALDGTTVNMLGDVKFGVANWAGPLFSITGNNLSMETATLLTAKDLHTGMGKAETEIKMSGTYSNVKVLNSPAHVYSVSNPAKLVMSKLTIDNSAGDKPNSKSGGKAAGHNTDGFDVSTTDLTIEDSTVYNQDDCIAINKGSNIIFQRNTALNIQILNNKVVNNDQALRIKTKADASNASVTNVVFNGNTATGIKKYGVIVDQSYPSTLGTPGNKVAMSGISFGTNNIAVTSDAQRVAVDCGAGCTGSWDWSGLKVTGGKAGKVYNYKNIKAGSY encoded by the exons ATGCGTTTCTCACTTGCTCTTGCTACTCTCCCGGTTGCGTTGGTGGCTGCTGTCCCTACTGGAAAACGTTGCACCGGAACGATCTCATCATTGAACGATGTCGCCGCCGCCCAGAAATGTACAACT ATCAACATCAATGCATTCACCGTCCCCGCCGGGAAGACCTTTGCAATTTCTGCTCTCGATGGCACGACCGTCAACATGCTGGGTGATGTTAAGTTTGGCGTCGCCAACTGGGCCGGTCCTCTTTTCTCTATCACCGGCAATAACCTT TCAATGGAAACGGCCACACTTTTGACGGCCAAGGACCTTCATACTGGGATGGGCAAGGCGGAAACGGAG ATTAAGATGTCCGGTACCTACTCGAACGTCAAGGTTCTCAACTCGCCCGCGCATGTATACAGCGTCAGCAACCCTGCCAAGCTGGTCATGTCCAAGCTCACAATTGACAACT CCGCCGGTGACAAACCCAACAGCAAGTCGGGCGGCAAGGCTGCTGGTCACAACAC CGATGGTTTCGATGTTTCTACCACCGATCTTACGATCGAGGACAGCACCGTCTACAACCAGGATGATTGCATCGCTATCAACAAGGGCTCGAATATTATCTTCCAGCGCAACACTGCTCTG AACATTCAAATCTTGAACAACAAGGTTGTCAACAACGATCAGGCGCTCCGCATCAAGACCAAGGCCGACGCTAGCAACGCCTCTGTGACCAACGTCGTCTTCAACGGCAACACTGCGACCGGCATCAAGAAGTACGGTGTCATTGTTGACCAGAGCTACCCCTCTACCCTTGGCACTCCTGGAAACAAGGTCGCCATGTCT GGCATCTCCTTCGGTACCAACAACATTGCTGTCACCTCTGATGCTCAACGTGTCGCTGTTGACTGTGGTGCTGGATGCACTG GTTCTTGGGACTGGTCTGGACTCAAGGTCACCGGTGGCAAGGCCGGCAAGGTGTACAATTACAAGAACATCAAGGCTGGAAGCTACTAA